In Leptolyngbya subtilissima AS-A7, the genomic window GAACGCGATCGTTGGCAATGGTGGCGAAGAGAGTGCATGTGGCTGGTGCAAGGATAAATGGGGATTGTCCTGGCAGATTACGCCGATCGCCTTGACCAAAGCGGTCACCGATGCCGATACCGATGCTGCCCAGCGCGCGTTCGCTGCAATGATGGAGATGAAAAAGATTAACATCGCTGCGATCGAGGCGGCGCACCGCGGTTAAGGCTGCATCTGCAAAGCCTGCCTTCTGAAAGCGCAAGGAAAACATGACGGGCGGCCCCGAACCCGCTCGATATTGAACCTGCGGTTTTCGACAGTTTTAATATTGGGTTCGCTGATATGGAAATCGTGACTAGAAGATTTCTGTTGCGTGATTTTGTTGAGTTAGATCGGCCTTCCTTTCTAAAGTATCAAGCCGATCCACGCAGCCAAGCATTTTACGAACCAAGTGACACTAGCGCCGAGCAGGCAACACGTTTGTTTGACACATTTCTGAGCTGGGCTGCCGATCGCCCCCGCACCAACTACCAACTCGCGATCGTGCAACAGCAAGAACCTAAAGCGCTCGTCGGCTGCTGCGGACTGCGGGGAGCACAGTGCCCCGCTGGTGAGATGGAACTGGGAATCGAACTTGCACCTAACTATTGGGGCCGCTACGCCTATGCAATTGAAGTGGGGCGTGCCCTGCTCAACTTTGGGTTTCAGGAATTAAAGCTGGATGTAATTTCTGGTTCTACCGTAAGCGCAAATCAGCGAATCGCTCGATTGGCAGAGTGGATGGGCGCAGAAGTCGTTGCTGTTCGTTCAGATTCCCCATGGATGTCGGAGCGAGGTTGGAATGAGGTAGATTGGCGCATTACGAAGGAGCAGTGGAGTTATCGCATCGCGCCGCTGTATAACAAACGAAGTGCAGCGGGCAGTTGAGACTGATCAACGCATTCTTCAGAGGTTTAACCTTAGAACCCAAATCTTGATTTTCTGTTCAGTCAAAATTTCTGCCAAAGCTATCGGGCTACTCATTCCAAAAGCCACGATGGAGGGCGACGATTTCTGCTTCTACTTCAGCGATTGGCCCCCAAACAGCGATCGCCTTTTGCCCCCGCTCAAATACATACCGACAGGGCATGTCCAGCGTGGGGTTTTCGGCATGGTTGCCCGTGAGTGCCAGCAGTTGCCTTTCTGTAATGCCATAGACTAACCGCCCCACATTGGCCCAATACTGTGCCCCAGCACACATCACACAGGGCTCGACGGTCGTGTAAAGCGTGCAGCCCCACAGAAAACCAGGTTCAAACTCAGCGTAGGCCAGCCGCATCAAGGTTAATTCGGCGTGGTTAACTGTGTCTATGTTGCCTTGCTCAAGCAGCACAGTGGCATGGTCTGGAGCCACCAAGATGGCCCCAAAGGGATGGTGCCCTTGGGCCACAGCCGCTTGAGCTACCTGGTTGGCCCGCTGTAGGTGCTGAACCATCTGTGTAGATGTGGGCTCTTCCATAGGTTTGACACCTAATTAACTATGAGTAAGGATAGAGCCCAAAACTATTAAACTATTGCCTTTTAAGTCAGAGTAAGTAGAGGCAATCTCCATCCAAAGGCAAGTAACAGGTTAGGAAGAAAAACATATCATAACAGTATAGGAAATTTAGATTAGGTATCAATCTATTGCGTTGATATCGAGTCTGCGTTGCTCCATTTCATTAACAGCTATTTCTTGAGGTTTCTTCCATGAAAAATAAATCCTTGGCTGCTTGGCTAGGTACTGGCGCTCTCGCCGTGAGCCTTGCCGTTCTGCCTTCTACCCTGCCCGCCTCTGCTCAAACTGGTCAAACTGGTACCGCAACCGGGACTGATGGAGTTGGTACCACAACCACAACCACTGAAGACTATGGTGACGACGGCTTTGATTGGGGCTGGTTGGGTCTTCTTGGTCTAGCAGGTCTAGCCGGTCTGAAAGGGAAAGATCGCGATCATGACACCCGGACCGCCTACGCCACCGATCGCACAACCACAAGTTCTACCAACAATCCTCGCTACTAAAGCAGAGATCGTCACGCTCTAATGCTCAACAAAATAGAAGGGGTCGCTGACTAGTGGCTCCTTTTGTTTTGTTGTATATCTAGCAAGAAAGTATGAAAAGGAAAAAATAACCTCCGGCGCTAGGTAAAGCACCGAAGATTATTTAGAAACATATTGAGTAGACTTATCGATTTTTACCTAAAGATGTAAACATCCCTAGGAAAATCAGTTCAGCCTTAGTTCCGAGACGCAACTGGGTCAGCAATGTATTTAAAGTCAGGCTCAGAGTTCCAAGGACCACGCTCATCTTTACCGCTGTCATCGGTAGAGAGATTATAGTAAAGTTCTACTGTGTCGTCGGGCTGAATGTTGCCAAACATCGGGTCAGTCAATTTGCCCATGGCGTCTAGAGCGTTCATGAACATTTTGGTGTGAGAAATTTCCCGAGTTAGCAGATGGGTGAGCGTTTTTTTGGTGCCCTCATCGGTAGCTAGTTTGATCAAGGATTCGTAGGTCTGGCGAGCGCCAGCTTCAGCCGCAATGTTAGCGCGTAGGTCTCTGACGACATCCCCACCTTCATTGATGTAGCTGGCTGTCCAGCTACTGCCCTGGCTGTCGAGAAAGT contains:
- a CDS encoding nucleoside deaminase → MEEPTSTQMVQHLQRANQVAQAAVAQGHHPFGAILVAPDHATVLLEQGNIDTVNHAELTLMRLAYAEFEPGFLWGCTLYTTVEPCVMCAGAQYWANVGRLVYGITERQLLALTGNHAENPTLDMPCRYVFERGQKAIAVWGPIAEVEAEIVALHRGFWNE
- a CDS encoding WGxxGxxG family protein, whose amino-acid sequence is MKNKSLAAWLGTGALAVSLAVLPSTLPASAQTGQTGTATGTDGVGTTTTTTEDYGDDGFDWGWLGLLGLAGLAGLKGKDRDHDTRTAYATDRTTTSSTNNPRY
- a CDS encoding manganese catalase family protein; protein product: MFFHKKDPVHTVQVNEADPVFAQLLLEQFGGATGELTAALQYWVQSFHVEDPSIKDMLQDIAIEEFGHLEMVGKLIEIHTKDSDQTPAYNSTLFAVRGIGPHFLDSQGSSWTASYINEGGDVVRDLRANIAAEAGARQTYESLIKLATDEGTKKTLTHLLTREISHTKMFMNALDAMGKLTDPMFGNIQPDDTVELYYNLSTDDSGKDERGPWNSEPDFKYIADPVASRN
- a CDS encoding GNAT family N-acetyltransferase, which codes for MEIVTRRFLLRDFVELDRPSFLKYQADPRSQAFYEPSDTSAEQATRLFDTFLSWAADRPRTNYQLAIVQQQEPKALVGCCGLRGAQCPAGEMELGIELAPNYWGRYAYAIEVGRALLNFGFQELKLDVISGSTVSANQRIARLAEWMGAEVVAVRSDSPWMSERGWNEVDWRITKEQWSYRIAPLYNKRSAAGS